TtcatggggcaagaaacaaagcagctcttccaaagaacctgcggcagcggattgcccagtatctccatgagagtttcctggagatctctgaggcagattctcgtgaagtgagggagtcaatcaacaccctgttctgtcgctcagactaggcatgtggtggtacgtgcatcatacagacacaagcctgctttctgcaaccttcCTGCCCCCAAAAACTCGTTTCAgggattcccaaaatcaaagccacttaccaggggtctCCTCCcctgtttgcgcttcgccaagCTCCAACAGCTGTGCCTGGCTAGCCTCCTCctgggtagagaagagctcctggctgcatgcatctctgacctccgagtcgtcctctgcctctgggtccccctccccctccacagccTCGTCCAAgacttcctcctcctggctcggtccgcTCTCGACTGGCACGCGAaccaccaaagtatccacagtggccttcacagtggaggtggggtcgccgccgagtatcgtgtccagctctttgtagaaccggcagctcgtgggcgTAGCACCGGAGCGGCGatttgcctcccgcgccttgtggtGGGCgctccgcagctccttcactttgaccctgcactgccgTGTGTCCCGGTCacggcccctttctgtcatgcactgTGAAATCcgtccgtaggtatcataattcctacggctggagcgcagctgggactgcacggcctcctctccccagacgccgatgaggtccagcagctcggcattgctccaagcgggggatcgcctggtgcgtggagccggcctggccacctggaaagatgcgctgagacctcTGCAcgcgtcaccgagcaaacaggaaggggactttcaaaattcccaaggaatttaaggggcgGGGCTCACGGTGGGTCACCtgaaggcagggcagtagagttcaaactgacgaccagagaggcgagaacaggcattgtgggacaccttccGGAGGCCAATTGCAGCACTGTCATcgaccagggtgtccacactgtCACCGCAGCGCTGTAGCCCCGGGGCAGAAAGCTCGAGGGGTGGTTTTCTTAGAGCGCTGTAAGTGTGCAGTTTCTGTCCCAGTGGtgtggcagtgtgtacaccttgcTAGAGCAGACAAGGCCTccgtctctgaagagaaagcaagcaggtgtccaGGGTAATTTctgtgctgggaatcacactATGAAGGCTAAGTAGAAATGGCTGAGCGATGCCTTGGGCAGCTCAGCTTCCAAGGAAGAAGTTGCAtgttggtagggtgaccagagggcaaatgtgaaaaattgggacaggggctagggggcaataggtgcctatataagaaaaaggccccaaaatcgggactgtccccataaaatagggacatctggtcacctacATGTTGGGAAGGCTTCCCTCAAGTGGAGCCATTATGACGTACCATCctattgtcaaaaagaaaaggaggacttgtggcacctgagagactaaccaatttatttgagcataagctttcgtgagctacagctcactgcatcgatgaagtaaaattggttagtctctcaggtgccacaagtcctccttttctttttgcgaatacagactaacacggctgctactctgaaacccatcctaTTGTCCTGCCAGCACCCAGGGAGGTATCTTTGCTCTGATCTTCTTGACGCTCAGGTTTTTATTTGCACAGCCAAAAGGTAATCTAGGTCAACACTAGagatttttgctttttgtttcttagctccagccctTGTAAGAGTCTAAACAGCggagatgaaaaatcttcatgtcaAATATCTTTATTTCCTTTGTCCAGCATTCAAACCGATGGGAAAAGGCCTTCTGCACCTACTTCTCCATGGGTAGCTGGGGCAATTGACAAAACTTTTATCCTACAATGGCCCACTTAATTTTGATAGCCCTGATGGAAGGACAGAGGCTTCCCGTCttgagttcacaagttcagagcaggcatttttataACTATAAAACAAACATATATTTTACCATGTAGCATAGAATActgacattacaagtgagattaaagcatgcagcaatttacaagcaattcctagtctaaacactaaacacatccgTACAAAGTCCACCCCCTATCCTGAACGATACGAACAccaggtgagctggtctggtttccagctatgaatgtATCGGTGCTCAGCTGATGCCTAAAGACTTGGCAAGAGTGGGCACCTGCTTTACCAGCGTCCCATGGTATACCTCaaccagtgcatcaaatgccccagtaacaattatatgggtgaaatcagacaatcaccacactctcaaatgaactcacacactggttttatgtctcattaaACAATTGGTAGTACAGCACTGCCTGCTACCCTTAATTGCTCTTTTCAAACCCCTTGTGCATAACAATCTAACCTATAACAATCCCCAGAAGAAGAGgcctgtgtaagctcgaaagctggtCTCGCTCATCAGCAGAatgtggtccaataaaaggtatcaccttacccaccttgtctctctctttagACAATTCACTGTTATTTCTGTTATACAATTGGTCACAAAAGTCACGTGTTAGCTATATTAATACAGCAGCAGGAAGGACTGCCTGGTTATTAATGCAGGTAGGAGAACTGCATTCTATCCTTAGTTCAGACCCTAAAGTGCTTGGCGGGGTCATGtcacctccctctgcctctgcttctctatctgtaaaatggggaaaacatCACTGATGTACTTTGTCAGCATGGGTCATCAGGCTAACTTAGTTGGTGTCTGTAAAGCGCTTTGAAATCTTAAGATGAAAGTTGCTAGAGGGATGCAAAGTGTTGTTTTTACAAATCATATCTAGGATAATAAGTAATTATTTGCACCTCCACAGTGACTTTCATCCAGGCAGCTGAAATGGCTTCACTGCCATTCATGAATTTAGCTTCACCACCCACCTGGGAAGCAGGGAAGTGCtataatcctcattttacagaggggaaactgaggcacagagcagtgttaaataacttgcccaagatcatacataAAATCTGCAGCATAGCTGGgcattgaacccagctctcccgacTCCAAGTCAAGGGGGCTGAAgcaccagaccatccttcctgtaACTGTAATATTGCACATGTAtggttaataaataaaaaaaaaaaagtgtgtttctaACTTAGCATTGAAAGTAGAGGGGTAAAtgtacacagcattttggagccagCCTGGGTCCATAGACGTGAGCTAGCAGGGCTCTCACCAGAGGTCTAAGAATAGCTGTATAGATGGTGCTCTGCAGTTCCGTCTTGGGCTGGAAAGTTCatgctctgaagcctagggaaggggtgggtttcagagcctgagctgcaccTTCAAAACACTGTCTACGCAGCTATTGGCGAGAGCCCCTCTAGTCTGCCGACCTGAGCTGGAGGTTCGCTCCTGCTAGATCCGAAAAGCCGTGTAGACGTGCCTGAAAAGATTAGAAAAATACAAACACCTAGCAATCAACGTTGCCAAAGTCTGGAGCTGATGATCTCCCAGGGGCCTAAATCACCCAACCAGCTGGCTTTTCAATAATCTGTTACTCAGTTATACTCAATTACCATTACCGTGGTAACTGAGTATAATGTTACCTTTCAGGTTGCTTATTAGAGACAGGCCATGAATTGCAATCAAGGAGGTTCTCTCTGGCTGCTAACACAGCCCTTtagaggcagcagggaggagttTACACATATCCCTTCACCTAAGAGGTTAGAACAAACAAGTCCGTCTCTGCGCCAAAGCTACCCCCATTGTTATGGGGAGATGCAAACAGAACCCAGCATCTTGTCATGCAGTTCTAATACAAGCAAACCCCCACATAATTACAATCTGCAGTTCAGCCAATTATAGACAAACAATTGTGTGCACCCAGTTACTGAACTATATTTCCCAGGATTCTTTTCACTTAAGGTGAAGTgggtcatttcccctccccagatATAAAAGCCAAATCTGGGGCTGTGTCAATACAGGGAGCTGGAAACTTCTGGGTCTGAAGATCATAGGGGAAGGAGCTCTTTGTTGCCATCCACTGGTGAAATGCAGGAAAAGACACAATGAGCCAGCCTTTATTTGCATGGCTGACATCCACTATGCCCGGTGAACATTTTGGTTAAAATTCATTTAAGTTTAGGAGGTAGGAGTAATGATAatgctgtaaataaaataatactgTTATTATCCTTATTATGGGACTAATGGGCAACAGAACGGTACTTAATATGCCCTGTGTGAAGGTTCACCATAAACAAAACCTCAATCACGTACTGCTGGGGAGTGGGACTGGCCAGGAGCCAAACAGAGAAGGGGTAGATATATCTTGTAAGGAGGAGTGAATCTCTGCTAGTAAGGACTGTGCTCGAGGGGCTTATCACACACCGATCCTAGGTGCCCTTACTTCATCCAATACTCTGCTTCCTACTAGCTCCCAGGGCTCACCATACACCCCACCCAACTGGCTCCTTCCCCATCTGCTTGGGGTGTGAGGGATAGGTTCCTGCCTCCCCCAAACCTGGCTCACTGCTCGGGGCACCCTGACTGAAAGATCAGGGACTCGCTCTCCCTAGTGAAAAATATTACACATGTTGGTGCACAAAACTTGACAACTCTAGGGCCAAGtgtgggagagggaaagaatGGCCTAAGCCATTTTAGCAGCATGTAAAGCAGCAGTGGATGCAATGGGTGGTGTAGAATAGCCCTCATATACTTGAGAGATGCATAATATTCTAGTGCTTCTGTGAATAGTGGAGAGAAATGAATATTGTGTCTAGCACGTGGGAAGTCTTTATTTTTTGCTTGCATAAACTAAGCAACAATAATTTCCATAATACGATGCTGGGATTGTCGTGTCATGCTGAAGCttagaatgtctgttgagtcagtgtgaagcggCAAGAACAGCTACAAGCACGTGAGACAAAATCAGACCTGACAGGATAAGAGTGGAGGAAGACAGGTATATCAGTGCTAGTATGGTGAAGGCCCTTTTTACTATGAACTGAAAAGAGGTTACCTCACCTTAATTAGAGACACCTGACTCCAGTTAAGGGGTTGCCAGTGACATTTCAAAACCCCTCTtctgctgagagagcaagaggaggtAGAAGAAATAAGTTGCAGCAGTGAGAAAAGGTTTCTCCAAGGTAGAGGGATGTTCCCCTCCCTCTTGGGGAAACACCAAATTTACTTCTGTTTGGGGAACAGCTGGGGACCAGAACCCAGCACCAACGTTCTGGTGGGCACAAGGAAATATATTTATTGTGCATTGTGGGTTTTCTTCAGTAAGAGATCAACTCAGGATTGCCTTGTCAATGTTGAAAATAAACCAAAGATAAGAACTAAAAACTTCCAGAGTAGGACTGGGTTACTCCTGCCCCCCGTGGTCCCAAAAGCAGGAGGAAGGCAGAAGCTGAtgtgtttcttgactttagcaaagcttttgacacggtctcccacaatattcttgtcagcaagttaaagaagtatgggctggatgaatgcactataaggtgggtagaaagttggctagattgtcgggctcaacgggtagtgatcaatggctccatgtctagttggcagccggtgtcaagtggagtgccccaggggtcggtcctggggccggttttgttcaatattttcataaatgatctggaggatggtgtggattgcactctcagcaaatttgcggatgatactaaactgggaggagtggtagatacgctggagggcagggataggatacagagggacctagacaaattggaggattgggccaaaagaaatctgatgaggttcaataaggataagtgaaggtcctgcacttaggacggaagaacccaatgcaccgctacagactagggaccgaatggctcggcagcagttctgcggaaaaggacctaggggtgacagtggacgagaagctggatatgagtcagcagtgtgcccttgttgccaagaaggccaatggcattttgggatgtataagtaggggcatagcgagcagatcaagggacgtgatcgtccccctctattcgacattggtgaggcctcatctggagtactgtgtccagttttgggccccacactacaagaaggatgtggataaattggaaagagtccagcgaagggcaacaaaaatgattaggggtctggaacacatgacttatgaggagaggctgagggaactgggattgtttagtctgcagaagagaagaatgaggggggatttgatagctgctttcagctacctgagaggtggttccagagaggatggttctagactattctcagtggtggaagaggacaggacaaggagtaatggtctcaagttgcagtgggggaggtttaggttggatattaggaaaaactttttcactaggagggtggtgaaacactggaatgcgttacctagggaggtggtggaatctccttccttagtagtttttaaggtcaggcttgacaaagccctggctgggatgatttaattggggattggtcctgcttttgagcagggggttggactagatgacctcctgaggtcccttccaaccctgatattctatgattctatgtggcagAAAAGATGCTTTGCCACACATGatggagagctctttttgttcccAGTATCATCAGGTTCAGTTATCACTGGCATTCACAGGCCGTTCCCATATgtgttgctgcagggaggcacgtGACTTTCTGAATGACATCAGTGCGACACAAGGGACTTTCAGAGAGTGATTAATAATAAGGGATTGGTGGTAATTCCACTGTGTAGGACAACTTCGTATATGACAACGGGTCACAGAGTGAGGCTGGGTGGATTAAAAGGACAGTTGGTTAAACATGCAGCATTGCCAAGTCTTGATACTTTATCGCAAGCCTTGCAGTATCGGGTCTCAGGCGGAAAGGCCCAGCTCTCTGGGTCAGCTCAGGACATgtgaatctcagatttcattaaaaaaaaaaaggtttctcaCTCGTATGATTGTAAAGGAAAGCCCGAAAAAGGGAACCAAGGGCATCCTTAAAATTCAGAACCCCCAAGGTCATTTTAAAGAACCTAAAAGGTATTttcttgtaaatttcattatttttatgcaCCCTCATCACtctttggggcctgactcatgatgcTGAATACTTCAGGCTGTCAGAGCTGTCAGCGAGCTATGAAGTTGTTAGCTGCGCTGCTAACAGGCCCTGGTGCAGTCCTTGGTTTCAGGGACAGGCTCATGGCAGAGTGGGGACAGGCAGAGGTACATTCTCAAATTGGGCCCCATCGGAAGTAGGGA
Above is a window of Caretta caretta isolate rCarCar2 chromosome 2, rCarCar1.hap1, whole genome shotgun sequence DNA encoding:
- the LOC125632899 gene encoding uncharacterized protein LOC125632899 — encoded protein: MTERGRDRDTRQCRVKVKELRSAHHKAREANRRSGATPTSCRFYKELDTILGGDPTSTVKATVDTLVVRVPVESGPSQEEEVLDEAVEGEGDPEAEDDSEVRDACSQELFSTQEEASQAQLLELGEAQTGEETPEMTLGAQPPSLLSAAERLHRIRKWPRRTKEDFLCDVTMHFAAKNKNWRSGGTARRGTERRTWRARMKPRSGS